Proteins from a genomic interval of Geoalkalibacter sp.:
- the dut gene encoding dUTP diphosphatase — translation MDKIDIAVQRIRPEAVMPRYLSDLAAGMDLHAALKWPLTLKPGERALVPTGLAMAIPSGYEGQVRPRSGLALNHGVTLVNAPGTIDADYRGEIGIILINHGQEDFTIKPADRIAQLVIGRVLQARFSEVSSLDETRRGSGGFGHTGFREELDHS, via the coding sequence ATGGATAAGATAGACATCGCTGTCCAAAGGATTCGCCCCGAAGCTGTCATGCCGCGCTACCTGTCCGATCTGGCGGCTGGAATGGATCTGCATGCCGCGCTGAAATGGCCCCTGACACTCAAGCCCGGCGAGCGCGCCCTGGTCCCGACCGGCTTGGCCATGGCCATTCCCTCAGGCTATGAAGGGCAGGTGCGCCCGCGTTCCGGTCTGGCCCTGAACCACGGCGTGACCCTGGTCAACGCGCCCGGTACCATCGATGCGGATTACCGCGGGGAAATCGGCATCATTCTCATCAATCACGGGCAGGAGGATTTCACCATCAAGCCTGCAGATCGCATCGCCCAGTTGGTCATCGGGCGCGTCTTGCAGGCCCGGTTCAGCGAAGTGTCTTCCCTGGATGAAACCCGGCGAGGTTCCGGGGGGTTCGGACACACCGGGTTTCGCGAGGAACTCGACCATTCTTGA